From Bradyrhizobium erythrophlei:
GTCCGCGGCGTCAAGGATTTCGCCATCATCGACGACGCCCTGCTCGGCTCGGCCGATGCGCGCAAGCTCGACGATTATGCGGCCAGGCTGCAGGAGGCCTATCCGAAACCCGGCGTGCTGCGCCGCAAGGACACCGAAACCGCGATCCACGGCCCGGTGGACTTGTTCGAGTCGGTGACGGACGCCGGCCGCAAGGGAGTGACGCTGCAGCGCTACAAAGGCCTCGGCGAGATGAACCCGGAACAACTCTGGCACACCACCCTCGACACCAACGCGCGCTCGCTGCTGCAGGTGAAGGTCAAGGAAGTCGACGAGGCCGACGACATCTTCACGAAGCTGATGGGCGACGTGGTCGAGCCGCGCCGCGAATTCATCCAGGACAATTCGCTCAGCGCCACCGTGGACGTGTAGGCGGCAAGGCAACGATAGCTGAGGGTATGGCGCGAGAGCGGCGTGGCTCGTGCGCGCGCGCCACAAGGACTTGTCATACCCGCGCGAAAGACTTGTCATGCCCCGCGAAGGCGGGGCATCCAGTACGCCACGGCTTCTCGGTTCTATCATCAGGGCCTCTGGAATACTGGATCGTCCGCCGGAGCCTGTCATCGGGCGGCGCTACGCGCCGACCCGTTGGCGGACGATGACATCCGGGGATGCGTAACGGGCTTCACTTTTCAAACAACAAGGATCGTCATTGCGAGCGCAGCGAAACAATCCAGCTTTCTTCTTGCTGCTCCATGGATTGCTTCGCTGCGCTCGCAATGACGGAGGATACACCTCCGCGATCTCGCCGCTGGTTTGGCGCGAGGTTTTGCTGTTTCGTCCCGCCCTCGAGAACAGAGGGCGCAGGGAAAGCCGGGTGCGCGCTGCACCCGCGGTCTCGCGTGCAAGATGGAGTAAAGAAACGCACACGAGCATACAGGTTCAGCGGAGGCAGTCCGGCCTTCCCTGCGCAATGGTTTTACGGCTTATAGCGCGCTCTCCCCGGTGACCGGGCTTTCTTGCCACCGTCGTCGATGGAATCGCTTCCGCCAACTTGATGCCAGCGTCGGGGCATCAGGACCACACGCCTTCGCCGTCCGCCTCAGGCGCTCTCGTCAGGAGCACCGTCCGCGTCCACCGCATCCCGCTCCGCGTTCGTGACGTTGCGCAACGCCCCTCTGTGTGGAGCGGGATGGCTGCGGATATAGACCTGATTTGCTGTTTCGGAAAACCAGAATATTTTTGCAAATGGGGCTGGACAGACCGTCGCGCGGCGAACGAAGTGATTTGCCCGTCGGGCCGGAGCAGCGTCAGTGCCAGCCGCCGACGAGATCAGCCTGGGACGCGTTGGACAGCGAGGGCGATCTGGTGTCGGTGTCGAGGCGACCCGACTGCTGGACGTAGCCGACCCCGAGCGACAGGCTGGGATTCGACGTCGGCTTGAATTCGACGCCGGCATGCATGCCATAGCCGGCCGTGCTGGACGTGGAGTCGAAGGGCGAAAACGCGGCGCCGATGCCGGGATTGTATTTCAACGTATCAAAACCGCCGTAGACGGAGACGGCGGTGTTCTTGAAGGTGTAGCCGAACTGCACGCCTTCGGTCTGGAGCGAGCCGAACGCGCCGGCCTGGTTGATGCCGCTCAAGCCCATACCGTTCAAGCTCATGCCGCCGCGTTCGCTGCCGATGAACCAGCCGTTCGAAAAATTGTACCGCGAGGAAAAGCCGCCGGCGCCACCGTCCTCAAAGCCCGCGAAGCCGGGTTGCGGATTCGCGCCCTGCCCGGCATTCAGATTGCCGCCGAAGCCGAGCCAGCCCGGGGTCCAATAGGTCATCGGGGCCGTCTGCGCGTGGGCCGCTCGACCGCCCAGACAGAGCGCCGCGACGACGAACACGAGAACCAATTTGCCTGCAAACATGGACATCCGCGCTACCGTCAAGTTGGCCTGAGATTATACGGTCCGTATATCGAAAACGCCAGCGCGTAGGAGGCGTGGAGCTCCGCGATATCCGTCAGTTGCAGATGGCGGAATTACGTTTTGCGAAGCAGCGGGCTCAGCGATCCTACGGGCGCGACGTGCCCGCAAGGGCAACTGAAGAAAAGCCAACAAAATAGAACAGATCAGCTTCGCTGCTCGGCGAACGCTACCACGGCACTTCGTCATTTCCAACGGCGGGCAGATCATCTGGTATTTCGTAATTTTCCTCGGGTTCCGGCTCGTAATCGGGCTCGAC
This genomic window contains:
- a CDS encoding outer membrane beta-barrel protein, which encodes MSMFAGKLVLVFVVAALCLGGRAAHAQTAPMTYWTPGWLGFGGNLNAGQGANPQPGFAGFEDGGAGGFSSRYNFSNGWFIGSERGGMSLNGMGLSGINQAGAFGSLQTEGVQFGYTFKNTAVSVYGGFDTLKYNPGIGAAFSPFDSTSSTAGYGMHAGVEFKPTSNPSLSLGVGYVQQSGRLDTDTRSPSLSNASQADLVGGWH